Within the Achromobacter spanius genome, the region CACCTACAACCAGATGCTGCGCCAACTTATGGGGCAGGCTGAAGACGAAGGCCTGAAGGACGAGCAGATTCAGACGATGATGGATGCCGGCGGCAAGCTGCTGGCGGGCAACCCGTCGTTCAGCATCGACCCCATCAGCTGGAAAACGCCCAAGGGCGAAAGCAAGCTGAACTTCACGCTGGACCTGGCCAACCCGCCCGACATCAAGAACCTGACGCCGCAAGAGATCGCCATCCAGGCCATCAAGCGCATCGATGCCACGCTGGTCATCTCCAAGCCGATGGTTCAAGACCTGGCTACGCAATACGCGATCAAGAAAGAAGGCCTGACGCCTGAGAAGGCCGCTGAAGAAGCCGACGAAAGCGTGCGCCAGATGGCCGGCATGGCCGAAATGCTGAACGTGGGCAAGAACGACGGCGACAACATCGTCGGCAAGTTCACCTACGCAGACGGCATGGGCAACTTGAACGGCAAGGAAATCCCCGCCGACGAGCTGTTCAGCGGCCTGCTGGGTGCCACCGGCATGGGCGGCATGGACGACTATGGCGACGAGCCGATGCCGGAAATGGGCATGGAAGAGCCGGCAGCGGATGCGACGCCCGCCGTCGGCATGATGCAGGATTTCGACCTGGACACCATCAGCAGCCTGCTGGACGACATGGGCATCACCGCCAACAAGCTGGATGGCGACGAAGGTCCGGTGCTGGTGCTGGATGCCGGCAACACCGGCGCCAACGAGCTGCGCCTGGAATTCCTGTGCAACGACTTCACCGAAAAGTGCCTGGACCTGGTCATGACGGCCACGTACAAGACCAAGAAGCCGATGCCGCTAAAGGCCATCAATAGCTGGAACCAGGAATACCGCTGGACGCGCGCTTACCTGGATGACAACAACCAGGCCGTGCTGCAGATGGACATGAACGCGGAAGGCGGAATCGGCAAGGACAACCTGCAGATCCTGCTGAACACCTTCATCAGCATCGCCGAAGACTTCAACACGGCGGCGCAGGCAGCGCCGGCCAAGTAAGCCTGATACCCAAGCGGGCAAACGCCCAGCAAAAAGCCTCCATCTTGCGATGGAGGCTTTTTTATCGCCATTGCGTTACGCGTAAGCTTCGATCGGCAGGCAGGCGCAGACCAGGTTGCGGTCGCCGTAGGCGTTGTCCACACGGGCCACCGGCGGCCAGTACTTGGCCTCGCGCAGCGACGCCACCGGGTAGGCGGCCTGCTGGCGCGGGTAGTCGTGCAGCCATTCTTCGGCCAACAGCATCTGCGCGGTGTGCGGCGCGTTCTTAAGCACGTTGTCGTCGCGGTCACGTTCACCACGTTCGACCTGGGCGATTTCCTCGCGGATGGAGATCATGGCCTCGATGAAGCGGTCCAGCTCGGCCACGCCTTCGGATTCCGTGGGCTCGACCATCAGCGTGCCCGCCACCGGGAAGCTCATGGTGGGCGCGTGGAAGCCGTAGTCCATCAGGCGCTTGGCGATGTCTTCGGCGCTGATGCCGCTGGTTTCCTTCAACGGGCGCACGTCCAGAATGCACTCGTGCGCCACGCGGCCATTACGGCCCGCGTACAGCACCGGGTAGTGATCGCGCAGGCGGGTGGCGATGTAGTTGGCGTTCAGGATGGCCACTTCGGTGGCGCGACGCAGGCCGTCTGCGCCCATCAGCGCGATGTACACGAACGGAATCGGCAGGATGCCGGCCGAGCCGAACGGCGCGGCCGAGACCGGGCCGACCTTCGCGTCGCCGGGCAGCTTGCCCTGCTCGTTCACCACGCCCGGCAGGTACGGCGCCAGATGCGCGCGCACCGCCACGGGACCCACGCCGGGGCCGCCGCCGCCGTGCGGAATGCAGAACGTCTTGTGCAGGTTCAGGTGCGACACGTCGGAGCCGAACTTGCCCGGCTGGGCCACGCCCACCATGGCGTTCATGTTGGCGCCGTCCAGGTACACCTGGCCGCCGGCCTGGTGGACCAGTTCGCAGATTTCGGTGACGGCTTCCTCGAACACGCCGTGCGTGGACGGGTAGGTGATCATCAGCGCCGCGAGCTTGTCGCCCACCTGTTCGATCTTGGCGCGCAGGTCGGAAAGATCGACGTTGCCGTTGGAGTCAGACGCCACCACCACCACGTCCATGCCGGCCAATTGGGCCGACGCGGGGTTGGTGCCGTGGGCCGAAGCCGGGATCAGGCAGACGTTGCGCTGATGCTGGCCGTTGGCCTGGTGATAGCCGCGAATCGCCAGCAGGCCGGCGTATTCGCCTTGCGCGCCCGAGTTGGGTTGCAGGCTGATGTTGTCGTAGCCGGTGATTTCGCACAGCGCGGCGGACAGGCGGTCGATCAGTTCGTTGTAGCCCTGGCTTTGCGAGGCCGGCGCAAACGGGTGGATCAGCGCGAACTCGGGCCAGGTGATGGGGATCATCTCGGCCGTGGCGTTCAGCTTCATGGTGCACGAGCCCAGCGGGATCATCGTGCGGTCCAGCGCCAGGTCCTTGTCGGCCAGCTTGCGCAGGTAGCGCAGCATGTCGGTTTCGGACTGCACGCTGGAGAAAACCGGGTGCTTCAGGATGGCGCTTTCGCGCGCGACGGATGCGGGAATGCCGCTGGCGGCGGCCGCGTCCAGCGCGTCGATGTCGAGTTCGACGTCGTCGCGTTCCAGGCCGGCGGCGAACACGTTGACCAGCGCTTGCAGGTCGGCGACGGTGACGGTTTCGTCCAGCGACACCGCCAGGCGGGCGCCATCGACGCGGCGCAGGTTGATGTGCTCGCACTCGGCGGCGGTCAGAATGGCCGGGGTGGCGGCGCCGGTTTCCAGCAGCAACGTGTCAAAGAAGGTGTCATTCACCACCTTCACGCCCAGCTTGATGAGTTCGCCACGCAGGATGGCGGTGCTGCGCTGCACGCGCTGGGCGATGCGGCGAATGCCTTCCGGACCATGCCACACGGCGTACATGCCGGCCATCACGGCCAGCAGCACTTGCGCCGTGCAGATGTTGGACGTGGCCTTCTCGCGGCGGATGTGCTGTTCGCGCGTTTGCAACGCCAGGCGCATGGCCGGGTTGCCTTGCGCGTCTTTCGACACGCCGACCAAACGGCCGGCCATGTTGCGCTTGAAGGAATCCTTGCAGGCCATGAAGCCGGCGTGCGGGCCGCCAAAGCCGAACGGCACGCCGAAGCGTTGCGCCGAACCGATGGCGATGTCCGCGCCCCACTCGCCCGGAGCGGCCAACAGGGCCAGCGCCAGCAGGTCGGTGGCGCACGCCACCACGGCGCCTTGCGCGTGGGCGGCTTCCGCCAGCTTGCGGTAGTCGGACACGGAACCGGTGCTGTGCGGGTATTGCAGCAGCACGCCAAAGCACTCGGGCAGGCCCTCGGCCTCGTCGCCCACGGCGATTTCCAGCCCCAGGCCTTCGGCGCGCGTACGCACGACTTCGATGGTCTGCGGATGCACGTGGCGCGAAATGAAGAACACCGGGCTCTGCGACTTGGCGCCACGGCGAGCCAGCGTCATGGCTTCAGCGGCGGCGGTGCTTTCGTCCAGCAGCGAGGCGTTGGAGATGTCCAGCCCGGTCAGGTCGGCGACCATGGTCTGGTAGTTCAGCAGGGCTTCAAGACGGCCCTGCGAGATCTCCGGCTGATACGGCGTGTAGGCCGTGTACCAGGCGGGGTTCTCA harbors:
- a CDS encoding DUF945 family protein, which gives rise to MKKSVAITLGVVIVGAGSWIGATWYTGKRIEESSQRHLAEANEKLAKLTPLFGLRIDQIKYERSLFSTQARYGLSLVKNDKSLDDMPAGMIEFDAVIEHGPFPKTALSRGALAPKLAFVHAEIAKTDNLKEVFALTKDVSPLISDAMISYSGTTSSTSKIAPVSTAVDGNSIDFSGMVITGTFDRTLEAVTAHGVMDKLAIDGTKSNDPVVMAITGMTMDVNSRMGKFGVSMGDSDLKVKRVDVTRPGDDIKLSLDNFGYGVKLAEDDKAINVQAAYQTGDITVNDVALGNGQAVIKLAKLDGQAVKQLSDTYNQMLRQLMGQAEDEGLKDEQIQTMMDAGGKLLAGNPSFSIDPISWKTPKGESKLNFTLDLANPPDIKNLTPQEIAIQAIKRIDATLVISKPMVQDLATQYAIKKEGLTPEKAAEEADESVRQMAGMAEMLNVGKNDGDNIVGKFTYADGMGNLNGKEIPADELFSGLLGATGMGGMDDYGDEPMPEMGMEEPAADATPAVGMMQDFDLDTISSLLDDMGITANKLDGDEGPVLVLDAGNTGANELRLEFLCNDFTEKCLDLVMTATYKTKKPMPLKAINSWNQEYRWTRAYLDDNNQAVLQMDMNAEGGIGKDNLQILLNTFISIAEDFNTAAQAAPAK
- the gcvP gene encoding aminomethyl-transferring glycine dehydrogenase encodes the protein MSRALDTHTDFIPRHIGPSDADQAAMLQVIGSASLDALIDEVVPAKIRSQAPLALPPSRSETDVLAELKQIAGRNKVFRNYIGQGYYGTQTPNVVLRNILENPAWYTAYTPYQPEISQGRLEALLNYQTMVADLTGLDISNASLLDESTAAAEAMTLARRGAKSQSPVFFISRHVHPQTIEVVRTRAEGLGLEIAVGDEAEGLPECFGVLLQYPHSTGSVSDYRKLAEAAHAQGAVVACATDLLALALLAAPGEWGADIAIGSAQRFGVPFGFGGPHAGFMACKDSFKRNMAGRLVGVSKDAQGNPAMRLALQTREQHIRREKATSNICTAQVLLAVMAGMYAVWHGPEGIRRIAQRVQRSTAILRGELIKLGVKVVNDTFFDTLLLETGAATPAILTAAECEHINLRRVDGARLAVSLDETVTVADLQALVNVFAAGLERDDVELDIDALDAAAASGIPASVARESAILKHPVFSSVQSETDMLRYLRKLADKDLALDRTMIPLGSCTMKLNATAEMIPITWPEFALIHPFAPASQSQGYNELIDRLSAALCEITGYDNISLQPNSGAQGEYAGLLAIRGYHQANGQHQRNVCLIPASAHGTNPASAQLAGMDVVVVASDSNGNVDLSDLRAKIEQVGDKLAALMITYPSTHGVFEEAVTEICELVHQAGGQVYLDGANMNAMVGVAQPGKFGSDVSHLNLHKTFCIPHGGGGPGVGPVAVRAHLAPYLPGVVNEQGKLPGDAKVGPVSAAPFGSAGILPIPFVYIALMGADGLRRATEVAILNANYIATRLRDHYPVLYAGRNGRVAHECILDVRPLKETSGISAEDIAKRLMDYGFHAPTMSFPVAGTLMVEPTESEGVAELDRFIEAMISIREEIAQVERGERDRDDNVLKNAPHTAQMLLAEEWLHDYPRQQAAYPVASLREAKYWPPVARVDNAYGDRNLVCACLPIEAYA